The following coding sequences lie in one Kribbella sp. NBC_00709 genomic window:
- a CDS encoding MOSC domain-containing protein has product MGIPIEIVALVVSRHHAFEGRPQDGPRPDPEPVARTEIEIRAELGIVGDRYYAQKIHKNAAVTLIDAASLDEVVRVLDLPQPLDPHLARRNIALRGYPIDELAAHRTADGSRVGGRRFAVDSGSGPVAFQANRPANPCAWMDAVLAPGAMKALRGHGGIRATPLTSGVLRLGPAELTLLD; this is encoded by the coding sequence ATGGGCATCCCGATCGAGATCGTTGCGCTCGTCGTCTCCCGCCACCACGCCTTCGAGGGCCGCCCGCAGGACGGCCCGCGCCCCGATCCCGAGCCGGTCGCCCGGACCGAGATCGAGATCCGCGCCGAACTGGGCATCGTCGGCGACCGCTACTACGCCCAGAAGATCCACAAGAACGCCGCCGTCACACTGATCGACGCCGCGTCCCTGGACGAGGTGGTTCGCGTCCTTGACCTTCCCCAACCCCTCGACCCCCACCTGGCCCGCCGCAACATCGCACTCCGCGGCTACCCGATCGACGAGTTGGCGGCGCACCGGACGGCGGACGGATCCCGTGTTGGTGGACGTCGCTTCGCGGTGGACTCGGGATCCGGGCCGGTCGCATTCCAGGCGAATCGGCCGGCCAACCCGTGCGCCTGGATGGACGCGGTCCTCGCGCCTGGTGCGATGAAGGCGCTCCGCGGGCACGGCGGGATCCGGGCGACGCCGCTCACGTCCGGCGTACTGCGGCTCGGGCCGGCCGAGCTCACCTTGCTCGACTGA
- a CDS encoding class E sortase, protein MKLVGAIVVLAVLAGCTDTTSTPTDPTSAPTSPTRTLRPSTPAPTLVPRPTPAGPVTMSIPAIGVRGLRVIAYRGTADDRPGTKIQDRGVAASPRGKAGGVGPGEIGNFIITGHRVSHGRPLERVPELQNGDHILITAGGTVYDYVVSRTMTISFRKPAEKAQQNAAVPGSPGAKPTRAMITISTCATIEDHAAGNFWHDDLGNPEHRINKIGALVASHPA, encoded by the coding sequence GTGAAGCTGGTGGGGGCGATCGTCGTGCTGGCGGTGTTGGCCGGCTGCACCGACACGACGTCGACCCCAACTGACCCGACGTCGGCCCCGACCAGTCCGACGCGGACGCTCAGGCCGTCCACACCCGCGCCGACCCTCGTGCCGCGACCAACCCCTGCCGGCCCGGTGACCATGTCGATCCCGGCGATCGGCGTCCGTGGGTTGCGGGTGATCGCCTATCGGGGCACGGCGGACGACCGGCCGGGGACCAAGATCCAGGACCGAGGGGTGGCCGCGAGTCCGCGCGGGAAGGCCGGCGGCGTCGGTCCGGGGGAGATCGGGAACTTCATCATCACCGGGCACCGCGTCAGTCACGGACGCCCGCTGGAACGCGTGCCCGAACTGCAGAACGGGGACCACATCCTCATCACGGCCGGCGGGACCGTGTACGACTATGTAGTGAGCCGGACGATGACGATCTCGTTCCGGAAGCCGGCCGAGAAGGCGCAGCAGAACGCCGCCGTACCGGGCAGCCCCGGAGCGAAGCCGACGCGAGCGATGATCACCATCTCCACCTGCGCCACCATCGAGGACCACGCCGCCGGCAACTTCTGGCACGACGACCTCGGCAACCCCGAACACCGCATCAACAAGATCGGCGCACTCGTTGCTAGTCATCCGGCCTGA
- a CDS encoding FAD-dependent oxidoreductase gives MHVIICGAGIAGLALANRLSALGQEVTVLERSPGPRAQGYMIDFFGPGYDAMRAMGLVPALEEVAYHVDEAVLVDEHGRRRAGIDILQFAEGDLLSLMRPDLERVLREHLPPAVDLRYGATLVGVTPRDDGVQIELADGTTLDADLLIGADGIHSAARRLVFGPESSYLRFLGFHTAAYSFDAPGIHDEVGGRFCLTDTIGQQFGFYALRDGRVASFAVHRAPEPVAPTDLRAAIKSTYAGLGWVVPEALALCPDEVEIYYDAVAQIQMPRWNSGRVALVGDACGAVSLLAGQGASLGIAGAFVLAEKVVGASSIEAGLAEYEQVWRPVVEEKQKVGRSAARWFLPSSRVELATRHVVLRILRLPILHKLLPAAIAGKPTTLIRELQPTR, from the coding sequence GTGCACGTCATCATCTGTGGCGCCGGAATCGCCGGACTCGCGCTGGCGAACCGCCTGTCGGCGCTCGGCCAGGAGGTCACCGTGCTCGAACGCAGCCCGGGCCCACGCGCCCAGGGCTACATGATCGACTTCTTCGGCCCGGGGTACGACGCGATGCGCGCAATGGGACTAGTACCTGCCTTGGAAGAGGTCGCGTACCACGTCGACGAAGCCGTCCTCGTCGACGAGCACGGCCGGCGCCGCGCCGGGATCGACATCCTGCAGTTCGCCGAGGGTGACCTGCTCAGCTTGATGCGGCCCGACCTCGAGCGCGTCCTGCGCGAACACCTCCCGCCAGCGGTCGACCTGCGGTACGGCGCGACTCTTGTCGGCGTCACGCCCCGGGACGACGGGGTGCAGATCGAGCTGGCCGACGGGACGACACTGGACGCGGATCTGCTGATCGGTGCCGATGGCATCCATTCCGCCGCACGACGGCTGGTGTTCGGGCCCGAGTCGTCGTACCTGCGATTCCTCGGGTTCCACACGGCGGCGTACAGCTTCGACGCGCCGGGGATCCATGACGAGGTGGGCGGGCGGTTCTGCCTGACGGACACGATCGGGCAGCAGTTCGGGTTCTATGCGTTGCGGGACGGGCGGGTGGCGTCGTTCGCGGTGCACCGCGCGCCAGAACCCGTCGCGCCAACGGACTTGCGGGCGGCGATCAAGTCGACGTACGCCGGGCTGGGATGGGTCGTGCCGGAGGCGCTGGCGTTGTGCCCGGACGAGGTCGAGATCTACTACGACGCCGTTGCGCAGATTCAGATGCCGCGGTGGAACTCCGGACGGGTCGCGCTCGTCGGTGACGCGTGTGGCGCGGTGTCGCTGCTCGCGGGGCAGGGGGCGTCACTCGGGATCGCGGGTGCGTTCGTGCTGGCGGAGAAGGTGGTCGGTGCGTCGTCGATCGAGGCAGGACTGGCCGAGTACGAGCAGGTCTGGCGGCCGGTGGTCGAGGAGAAGCAGAAGGTCGGGCGGTCGGCGGCGCGCTGGTTCCTGCCCAGCTCGCGGGTCGAGCTGGCAACCCGGCACGTCGTACTGCGGATCCTTCGCCTGCCGATCCTGCACAAGCTGCTCCCGGCGGCGATCGCGGGCAAACCCACCACGCTCATCCGCGAACTCCAGCCGACCCGTTGA
- a CDS encoding TetR/AcrR family transcriptional regulator yields MTPTASHGQEVRRRLLDAAAELIPERGWSAVSTRILADRAGVTPSVVHYHFSSIQDVLAEAAITAMRQVLAATDFTAAPSPTAAVDAMLASVEQYDGTDPMSLLFTETYLAATRDDRLRAQIATLVTDFRTQLSHWLAIHQVPEPAATAAVLAAAIDGLLLHRGLGPESPALPTVLRRLVS; encoded by the coding sequence ATGACGCCGACCGCGAGTCACGGGCAGGAGGTCCGCCGGCGATTGCTGGACGCCGCGGCCGAGCTGATCCCTGAGCGCGGCTGGTCCGCCGTCAGCACGCGGATCCTGGCCGATCGGGCCGGTGTCACGCCGAGCGTCGTGCACTACCACTTCTCGTCGATCCAGGACGTGCTCGCCGAGGCCGCGATCACCGCGATGCGCCAGGTGCTCGCGGCAACCGACTTCACCGCCGCGCCGTCGCCGACTGCGGCCGTCGACGCGATGCTCGCCTCGGTCGAGCAGTACGACGGGACCGATCCGATGTCGCTGCTCTTCACCGAGACCTACCTGGCCGCAACCCGCGACGACCGGCTGCGGGCGCAGATCGCCACGCTCGTGACGGATTTCCGCACCCAACTGAGCCATTGGCTGGCAATCCATCAGGTCCCCGAGCCCGCCGCGACCGCCGCGGTGCTCGCGGCAGCGATCGACGGCCTCCTCCTGCATCGGGGCCTCGGGCCAGAATCCCCTGCCCTGCCGACAGTTCTGCGAAGGCTGGTGAGTTGA
- a CDS encoding SAM-dependent methyltransferase — protein MVELKHEDYPRAGGYDAEWLLARDMGPNPLWLLEDLARDLDLRPGMRVLDLGSGKGATAVFLAKEYGVQVWAADLWVDPTEAAACIAPQDGVVTLKAEAHTLPFAKEFFDAIVCIDAYEYFGTADNYLAYITSFLKPGGQFGVATPALTKELRELGHIPEHIKKTVGWEALAWHTADWWRFQWEITELVDVTAARLQKDGWSDWLRWSRAVSEYRGEPDGTLDMLEADQGEYLTFAILAARKR, from the coding sequence ATGGTGGAGCTGAAGCACGAGGACTATCCGCGGGCCGGAGGGTACGACGCCGAGTGGTTGCTCGCTCGCGACATGGGCCCGAATCCCCTGTGGTTGCTGGAGGATCTGGCCCGCGACCTCGACCTGCGACCGGGGATGCGGGTGCTCGACCTGGGCTCCGGGAAGGGCGCCACCGCGGTCTTCCTGGCGAAGGAGTACGGCGTCCAGGTGTGGGCCGCGGATCTGTGGGTCGACCCCACGGAGGCCGCCGCCTGCATCGCGCCGCAGGACGGTGTGGTGACGCTCAAGGCGGAGGCGCACACGCTGCCGTTCGCCAAGGAGTTCTTCGATGCGATCGTCTGCATCGACGCCTACGAGTACTTCGGGACCGCGGACAACTACCTCGCCTACATCACCAGCTTCCTCAAACCGGGCGGGCAGTTCGGTGTCGCGACTCCAGCGTTGACGAAGGAGCTCCGCGAGCTCGGGCACATCCCGGAGCACATCAAGAAGACGGTCGGGTGGGAGGCGCTCGCCTGGCACACCGCGGACTGGTGGCGGTTCCAGTGGGAGATCACCGAGCTCGTCGACGTCACCGCGGCGCGACTCCAGAAGGACGGCTGGTCGGACTGGCTCAGATGGTCCCGCGCAGTCTCGGAGTACCGCGGCGAGCCCGACGGCACCCTCGACATGCTCGAGGCAGATCAAGGCGAGTACCTGACCTTCGCGATCCTGGCAGCCCGCAAGCGCTGA